One genomic segment of Odocoileus virginianus isolate 20LAN1187 ecotype Illinois chromosome 17, Ovbor_1.2, whole genome shotgun sequence includes these proteins:
- the PCTP gene encoding phosphatidylcholine transfer protein isoform X2 has translation MDLAYRKQWDQYVKELYERERNGETVVYWEVKYPFPMSNRDYVYVRQRRELDFEGRKVHVIVSQSTYEPQIPEKSGVIRVKQYTQRLAIQSDGKRGSKVFMYYFDNPGGQIPSWVINWAAKNGVPNFLKDMVKACQNYRRT, from the exons ATGGACTTAGCCTATAGGAAACAGTGGGACCAATATGTTAAAG aaCTCTATGAAAGAGAAcgcaatggagaaacagtggtCTACTGGGAAGTGAAGTACCCTTTTCCCATGTCTAACAGAGAT TATGTTTACGTGCGGCAGCGGCGAGAGCTGGATTTTGAAGGGCGGAAGGTCCACGTGATCGTGTCCCAGAGCACCTATGAGCCACAGATTCCAGAGAAGTCGGGTGTGATCCGGGTGAAGCAGTACACGCAGAGGCTGGCGATCCAGAGCGATGGCAAGAGGGGGAGCAAAG ttttCATGTATTACTTCGATAATCCTGGTGGCCAGATTCCGTCCTGGGTCATTAACTGGGCTGCTAAG AATGGAGTTCCTAACTTCTTGAAAGACATGGTGAAAGCCTGTCAGAACTATAGGAGAACCTAG